A single window of Pontiella agarivorans DNA harbors:
- a CDS encoding permease, with protein MNAEKLTVALEEFVHVGGALVIVIAVVSVLTGFMREYIPQDKLQKKLTKHERFGPLLGAFLGMLTPFCSASVVPLTMGMATMGVNLGTVLSFLISAPLCNFVVLAMVYAVFGFKVTASYFAITFISAIIGGWFITKTPWKNEIRRGEELGDKKADSGCAPVSCCGAEPEPKPEPQPTCCPGTAAGSGETKKPVLAIRFAWVLFKKIIPYVLIGALISGVSAAYLSAEIVEKYVGGDSLLSIIISAVIGVPVYLRIEMAVPLLKVLIAKGMGLGPAIALIIGGTGASLPEIALVSSVLKPKAVIAFITIVLITAVCGGVLVQYVL; from the coding sequence ATGAATGCTGAAAAACTGACTGTTGCATTGGAAGAATTTGTTCATGTGGGCGGAGCGCTCGTTATTGTTATCGCCGTGGTATCGGTGCTGACGGGTTTTATGCGGGAATATATTCCGCAGGACAAACTGCAGAAAAAACTGACGAAACATGAGCGGTTCGGTCCGTTGCTGGGAGCCTTTCTGGGGATGCTCACCCCGTTCTGCAGCGCATCCGTTGTTCCGTTGACCATGGGCATGGCCACGATGGGGGTAAACCTGGGTACGGTGCTGAGTTTTCTGATTTCGGCTCCGCTTTGCAACTTTGTGGTTCTGGCCATGGTGTATGCTGTTTTCGGGTTCAAGGTCACCGCCAGTTATTTTGCGATTACCTTCATTTCGGCGATTATCGGCGGCTGGTTTATTACGAAAACCCCTTGGAAAAATGAGATCAGGCGGGGCGAAGAGCTGGGCGATAAAAAGGCGGACTCCGGGTGTGCTCCCGTCTCCTGCTGCGGCGCAGAGCCTGAACCGAAGCCCGAACCGCAGCCAACCTGCTGTCCGGGTACTGCTGCAGGTTCCGGTGAGACGAAAAAGCCGGTGCTGGCCATTCGTTTCGCGTGGGTGCTGTTCAAAAAAATTATTCCGTATGTATTGATCGGGGCTTTGATCAGCGGGGTGTCGGCGGCCTATCTCTCGGCTGAAATTGTTGAAAAATATGTCGGCGGCGACAGTCTGCTTTCAATTATCATCTCCGCCGTGATCGGTGTTCCGGTGTATCTGCGCATTGAAATGGCGGTTCCGTTGCTCAAGGTGCTGATCGCCAAAGGCATGGGCCTCGGTCCGGCCATTGCCCTGATCATCGGAGGGACCGGTGCCAGTCTGCCGGAAATTGCGCTGGTCTCCTCCGTGCTCAAACCCAAAGCGGTAATCGCATTTATCACCATTGTCCTGATCACCGCAGTCTGCGGCGGTGTTCTGGTTCAATACGTCCTTTAA